Proteins encoded within one genomic window of Deltaproteobacteria bacterium:
- the ftsA gene encoding cell division protein FtsA: protein MAKPRREEIVVGLDIGTTKVAAIVGEVNEDGEIDVTGVGTSASNGLRRGVVIHIDRTIAAIKQAIEEAEHMAGCEITTVYAGISGSHIRGLNSHGIVAVKDKEVRDSDVARVNEAAKAVAIPMDREVLHVLPQQYIVDDQDGIREPLGMSGVRLESKVHIVTASVTSAQNIVKCCNGAGLNVAEIVLGPLASALAVLEDDERELGVALVDIGGGTTDIAIYVDSAIVHTAVLPLGGNHITNDIAVGLRTPLGAAENIKKAYGCALRDLLGDQTMMEVPTVGGRAPQTLDREILVRIVQPRVEEIFDHVRRELIRSGYLDSIAAGVVITGGSTSLPGMTEVCEDILEVPARTGAPKGFGGLIDVVKGPEFATAVGLVRYGMQGQSFFAPLAGSEERRGWRRALSWLGEMF from the coding sequence ATGGCAAAACCGAGACGCGAGGAGATCGTCGTCGGCCTCGACATCGGCACGACCAAGGTCGCTGCGATCGTCGGCGAGGTGAACGAGGACGGCGAGATCGACGTCACCGGCGTCGGCACGTCCGCGTCGAACGGGCTTCGGCGCGGCGTCGTGATCCACATCGACCGAACGATCGCGGCGATCAAGCAGGCGATCGAAGAAGCCGAGCACATGGCCGGCTGCGAGATCACCACGGTGTACGCCGGAATTTCGGGCAGTCACATCCGCGGCTTGAATTCGCACGGGATCGTCGCGGTCAAGGACAAGGAGGTCCGCGACTCCGACGTCGCCCGGGTCAACGAAGCGGCCAAAGCGGTGGCGATCCCGATGGATCGGGAGGTGCTCCACGTTTTGCCGCAGCAGTACATCGTCGACGACCAGGACGGCATCCGCGAGCCGCTCGGCATGTCGGGCGTTCGCCTCGAGTCGAAGGTTCACATCGTGACCGCGTCGGTCACGAGCGCGCAGAACATCGTCAAGTGCTGCAACGGGGCGGGGCTGAACGTGGCCGAGATCGTGCTCGGGCCGCTGGCGTCCGCGCTGGCGGTGCTCGAAGACGACGAGCGCGAACTCGGCGTCGCGCTGGTGGACATCGGCGGCGGTACGACGGACATCGCAATCTACGTCGACAGCGCGATCGTCCATACCGCGGTCCTGCCGCTCGGCGGCAATCACATCACCAACGACATCGCCGTGGGCCTGCGAACGCCGCTCGGCGCGGCCGAAAACATCAAGAAGGCGTACGGCTGTGCGCTGCGCGATCTGCTCGGCGACCAGACGATGATGGAGGTTCCGACCGTCGGTGGTCGCGCGCCGCAAACGCTCGATCGCGAGATCCTCGTGCGCATCGTACAGCCGCGCGTCGAGGAGATCTTCGACCACGTACGGCGCGAGTTGATCCGCAGCGGGTACCTCGACAGCATCGCCGCCGGCGTCGTGATTACCGGCGGGTCGACGTCGCTGCCGGGCATGACGGAGGTCTGCGAGGACATCCTCGAGGTGCCGGCCCGGACCGGCGCCCCCAAGGGCTTCGGCGGTCTGATCGACGTGGTCAAGGGGCCCGAGTTCGCGACTGCAGTCGGCCTGGTCCGCTACGGCATGCAGGGACAGTCGTTCTTTGCGCCCTTGGCGGGGTCCGAAGAGCGACGTGGCTGGCGCCGCGCCCTGTCGTGGCTCGGAGAGATGTTCTGA
- a CDS encoding FtsQ-type POTRA domain-containing protein, whose product MPRAATRPTTEARRRVRRLRRARRNRRIKRWRDHLPSASAVAAAARRAGRRALPGLVAVAVMAAVAGAAALAVGWLTQSPRFAVAAIRVSGCERLRPDRVRALAGVIPGTNVFRVDPDQVRRRLERDPWIARADVARRLPNALDVSIVERRAAAVVELGALYLADADGRPFKRAAIDRGEGRGLPVVTGIARTEYLADPAGAQARIRRALAIADAYRRSADRPPLGEVHLGPDDGVTLFAYDRPLALRLGTAADRQPDDRLAAFDAAWRALDPDERAGARIVFLDNETNPNRITVRFGGTN is encoded by the coding sequence GTGCCCCGAGCTGCTACCCGCCCCACGACCGAAGCGCGCCGGCGCGTTCGCCGGCTGCGCCGCGCCCGGCGAAACCGGCGCATCAAGCGGTGGCGCGACCACCTGCCGTCGGCGAGTGCCGTCGCCGCCGCCGCCCGCCGCGCGGGGCGGCGCGCGCTGCCGGGGCTCGTCGCGGTCGCGGTCATGGCGGCGGTCGCGGGGGCGGCCGCGCTCGCCGTTGGCTGGCTGACGCAGTCGCCGCGGTTCGCGGTCGCCGCCATCCGCGTGTCCGGCTGCGAGCGTCTCCGCCCCGATCGGGTTCGCGCGCTCGCCGGCGTCATCCCGGGCACGAATGTGTTTCGCGTCGATCCGGACCAGGTGCGCCGCCGTCTCGAGCGCGACCCGTGGATCGCGCGCGCGGATGTCGCGCGGCGGTTGCCGAACGCCCTCGACGTCTCGATCGTAGAGCGGCGCGCGGCCGCTGTCGTGGAACTCGGAGCGCTCTACTTGGCGGACGCGGACGGGCGCCCGTTCAAGCGGGCGGCGATCGACCGCGGCGAGGGGCGCGGGCTGCCGGTGGTGACCGGCATCGCGCGGACCGAGTACCTCGCCGACCCGGCCGGGGCGCAGGCGCGGATTCGCCGCGCGCTCGCCATCGCCGACGCGTACCGGCGGAGCGCGGATCGGCCCCCACTCGGCGAGGTCCACCTCGGCCCCGACGACGGCGTCACCCTGTTTGCCTACGATCGACCGCTCGCTTTGCGGTTGGGGACCGCTGCCGACCGGCAGCCGGACGACCGGCTGGCCGCGTTCGACGCGGCATGGCGCGCGTTGGATCCCGACGAACGGGCAGGTGCGCGCATTGTGTTCCTGGACAACGAGACGAACCCGAACCGCATCACGGTTCGCTTCGGGGGGACGAACTGA
- a CDS encoding sigma-54-dependent Fis family transcriptional regulator, translated as MARFHILVVDDEPNILTSVRRALELEGYAVAVAGSGPVALDKLAERDVDLVLLDVVMPEVDGLDVLARIREARPDVPVVMMSGNATIETAVQATKLGAHDFIEKPLSSDKLLVTVKNALDFARLRREHERLAAREVAVAEMIGTSAAMRAIFDKIAKTAPTSGRVLITGENGTGKELVARAIHRHSKRADAAFVKVNCAAIPHELIESELFGHEKGAFTGATQQRRGKFELADGGTLFLDEIGDMTPSAQAKVLRVLQEGELERVGGSETIRVDVRVIAATNKILPDEIAAGRFREDLYYRLNVVPIELPPLRHHREDIPALVDHFLRICCEDNDRRPKRIAPSAVTLLMQYDWPGNIRELKNLIERLVILTGDAPEIGEADVRDALPQTTPTRGSYARGVSLKDMVAAAERDIILAALAEHDHHIANTARALQLERSHLYKKMKALGIDHRAAGRDP; from the coding sequence ATGGCTCGGTTCCACATCCTCGTCGTCGACGACGAGCCCAACATCCTCACCTCGGTGCGGCGTGCGCTCGAACTCGAGGGCTACGCGGTCGCGGTCGCCGGGTCAGGTCCGGTCGCGCTCGACAAGCTCGCCGAGCGCGACGTGGATCTCGTGTTGCTCGACGTGGTCATGCCGGAGGTCGACGGTCTCGACGTGCTCGCGCGCATTCGCGAAGCTCGACCGGACGTGCCGGTCGTCATGATGTCGGGCAACGCCACGATCGAGACGGCCGTGCAGGCCACCAAGCTCGGCGCGCACGACTTCATCGAAAAACCGCTGTCGTCTGACAAGCTGCTCGTCACGGTCAAGAACGCGCTCGACTTCGCGCGCCTTCGCCGCGAGCACGAGCGGCTCGCGGCGCGCGAGGTGGCCGTCGCCGAGATGATCGGCACGAGCGCGGCGATGCGGGCGATCTTCGACAAGATCGCCAAGACGGCGCCGACCTCGGGACGCGTGCTGATCACCGGAGAAAACGGCACCGGCAAGGAGTTGGTCGCCCGCGCCATCCACCGCCACTCCAAGCGCGCCGACGCGGCGTTCGTCAAGGTCAACTGCGCCGCCATCCCCCACGAGCTGATCGAGAGCGAGCTGTTCGGCCACGAAAAGGGCGCGTTCACCGGCGCGACCCAGCAGCGGCGCGGCAAGTTCGAACTCGCCGACGGCGGCACGCTGTTTCTCGACGAGATCGGCGACATGACGCCGAGCGCCCAGGCGAAGGTGTTGCGCGTCTTGCAAGAGGGCGAACTCGAGCGCGTCGGCGGCTCCGAAACCATCCGGGTGGACGTGCGCGTCATCGCGGCGACGAACAAGATCCTGCCCGACGAGATCGCGGCGGGGCGTTTCCGCGAAGACCTGTACTACCGGCTCAACGTCGTCCCGATCGAGCTGCCCCCGCTTCGCCACCACCGCGAGGACATACCGGCGCTGGTGGATCACTTCTTGCGCATCTGCTGCGAAGACAACGACCGGAGGCCGAAGCGGATCGCGCCGTCGGCCGTGACCCTGCTGATGCAGTACGACTGGCCCGGCAACATCCGCGAGTTGAAGAACCTGATCGAACGCCTCGTGATCCTCACCGGCGACGCGCCCGAGATCGGCGAAGCGGACGTGCGCGACGCGTTGCCGCAGACGACGCCCACGCGCGGCTCGTACGCCCGCGGCGTGTCCCTCAAGGACATGGTGGCCGCCGCCGAGCGCGACATCATCCTCGCGGCGCTCGCCGAGCACGACCACCACATCGCCAACACGGCGCGCGCGCTGCAGCTCGAGCGCTCCCACCTGTACAAAAAGATGAAGGCGCTCGGAATCGACCACCGGGCCGCCGGCCGCGACCCATAG
- a CDS encoding methionine adenosyltransferase (catalyzes the formation of S-adenosylmethionine from methionine and ATP; methionine adenosyltransferase), translating to VPKRLWTPKTKVFVNPTGRFVVGGPMGDSGLTGRKIIVDTYGGMGAHGGGAFSGKDPSKVDRSASYYARYIAKHVVAAKLAKKVQVQLAYAIGVAKPVSLLVNTFGTGTVSDERLAKAVARTFDCRPGMLVRELDLRRPIFRRTAAYGHFGRTGATFTWEHTPKIDALRDAVGAVNGTGKRNGAATKVGKAKAGKARAGKAKAGKAKAALA from the coding sequence CGTGCCGAAGCGCCTGTGGACGCCGAAGACCAAGGTCTTCGTCAATCCGACCGGGCGATTCGTCGTCGGCGGACCGATGGGCGACTCCGGCCTCACGGGTCGCAAGATCATCGTCGATACCTACGGCGGCATGGGAGCGCACGGCGGCGGCGCGTTCTCGGGCAAGGATCCGTCGAAGGTCGACCGGTCTGCGAGCTACTACGCTCGCTACATCGCCAAGCACGTCGTGGCGGCGAAGCTTGCCAAGAAGGTGCAGGTGCAACTTGCATATGCGATCGGCGTGGCCAAGCCCGTGTCGCTGCTGGTCAACACGTTCGGCACCGGTACCGTGTCGGACGAGCGGCTCGCCAAGGCCGTCGCGCGGACGTTCGACTGCCGCCCCGGGATGCTCGTCCGCGAACTCGACCTGCGCCGGCCGATCTTCCGGCGGACGGCGGCGTACGGCCATTTCGGCCGCACCGGCGCGACGTTCACCTGGGAGCACACGCCGAAAATCGACGCGCTGCGCGACGCGGTGGGCGCGGTCAACGGCACCGGCAAGCGCAACGGCGCGGCGACCAAGGTCGGCAAGGCCAAGGCCGGTAAGGCCAGGGCCGGCAAGGCCAAGGCCGGCAAGGCCAAGGCGGCCTTGGCATAG